One Siniperca chuatsi isolate FFG_IHB_CAS linkage group LG3, ASM2008510v1, whole genome shotgun sequence genomic region harbors:
- the ucp1 gene encoding mitochondrial brown fat uncoupling protein 1 produces MVGLKPLDVPPPLGVKMASAGAAACIADIVTFPLDTAKVRLQIQGEKTAVEGIRYRGVFGTISTMIRTEGPKSVYNGLVAGLQRQVCFASIRIGLYDNVKDFYTGGKDNPGVLVRILAGCTTGAMAVSFAQPTDVVKVRFQAQMNLNGVARRYSGTLQAYKHIFQNEGIRGLWKGTLPNITRNALVNCTELVTYDLIKEAILRHKLMSDNLPCHFVSAFGAGFVTTVIASPVDVVKTRYMNSPPGQYKSAINCAWTMLSKEGPTAFYKGFVPSFLRLGSWNVVMFVSFEQIKRAMMVTKKRIDDRNRDSCFKV; encoded by the exons ATGGTGGGACTTAAACCCTTAGATGTTCCCCCTCCACTGGGGGTGAAGATGGCAAGTGCTGGGGCAGCAGCCTGCATAGCTGACATTGTCACATTTCCTCTGGACACAGCTAAAGTCAGACTACAG ATTCAGGGAGAGAAGACTGCAGTGGAAGGCATCCGTTACAGAGGGGTGTTTGGGACCATCAGCACCATGATCCGAACAGAGGGGCCCAAGTCTGTGTACAACGGGCTGGTAGCAGGGCTGCAGAGACAAGTGTGCTTCGCCTCCATCAGAATCGGCCTCTATGACAATGTCAAAGATTTCTACACTGGTGGCAAAGACA ACCCTGGTGTACTGGTACGTATCCTGGCTGGCTGCACTACAGGTGCCATGGCAGTGTCCTTTGCACAACCTACTGATGTGGTCAAGGTTCGATTCCAAGCCCAGATGAACCTGAATGGTGTGGCTCGTCGCTACAGTGGCACTCTGCAGGCCTATAAACACATCTTCCAGAATGAGGGCATTCGTGGACTCTGGAAAG GCACACTACCCAACATCACAAGAAACGCGCTAGTCAACTGCACAGAGCTGGTCACATACGACCTGATCAAGGAGGCCATCCTTAGACACAAACTGATGTCAG ACAATCTGCCTTGCCACTTTGTATCTGCGTTTGGTGCCGGCTTTGTTACCACGGTGATTGCTTCCCCAGTAGATGTGGTGAAAACTAGATACATGAACTCACCACCAGGCCAGTACAAGAGCGCTATCAACTGCGCCTGGACCATGTTGTCTAAAGAGGGGCCGACGGCTTTCTACAAAGG ATTTGTGCCCTCGTTTCTAAGGTTGGGATCGTGGAATGTTGTGATGTTCGTCTCATTCGAACAAATCAAGAGAGCCATGATGGTCACAAAGAAGAGGATTGACGACAGAAATCGAGATTCCTGTTTCAAAGTTTGA